The genomic segment CAGCCCGCCTCTACAGCCTCCACGGGATAAGCCGAGACGCCTGGAAGCGATACCAGCCCGGGGGCTCCCTTCATTGGGAGGCTCTTGGCGCCGGGGTTCAAGTACAACATGTCCGATATCCAGGCCTCATTGGGCATCCACCAGCTTCCCAGGCTCGACTCATTCATCGCCACGAGGCGCCGCCACGCGGAGCGATACCGGGAGGCCTTTGCCGCCCTGCCCGAGATCGAGACGTTTTTTCAGGAGGCCAACGGCGTCCTTCACGCCCACCACCTATTCATCATCGCCCTCAGTGACGGAATGCTTAATATCGACAGGGACGGCCTGATGGAAGCCCTCAAGGCAGAAAACATCGCGACGGGCGTACACTTTCGCTCGCTCCACATCCAGCCCTACTACCGGGAAACCTTCGGCTATCGCCCAGAGGACTTTCCCCGCGCCCTGGACTTAAACAACCGGATCCTCTCCCTCCCCCTCTACCCGACCATGACGTACCAAGACGTCGAGGACGTCATCAGGGCGGTCACAAAGCTCGTCCGCTTCTACCGGAGTGCGAAGCCCTCAAGGGTAGAGAGGTGTAAAAAGGAGAGGGTGGCCCAATGAAAAAACCCGCCCCCGCGCGCGGCGGGAGCGGGCTAGGCAGGCGCCCGCCTCTCAAGGAGGCGGTCGATTACTTGTTGTTCGTCGCGAAGACGACGTGCCAGAGGTCTAGTTTCTTAATCTGGTAGCAATTGTCGATGGCCAGGTCGGCGGTCTCGGCCAAGTCCGACAATTTGATGTCTGACCTCCAGCCTAGGAATCGGCAGGCTGGAGCCACCCACCTCTCAAGCGTCCCGATCACCTTGTTCTTCTCGTTTTGAAAATGGTTGACGATTACGAGGTTTCCTTCGGGCTTCAGCACACGCTTCATCTCGCTGATGGTGCGTACCGGGTCGGGAACGACCGAAATTACGAAGGTCGCCAGGACGTGGTCGAAGCTGTTATCGGCGAAAGAGAGTTGCTGGGCGTCCATCTCAAGGAGGTTTACTTGCGTGAGAGCGAGCTCCTCGACCTTGCGCCTGGCCTTGGCTAGCATATTGCCGGAGAGGTCGATGCCGATGACTTCGCAGTCCTTCGGATAGAGGGGCAATGTGAGGCCGGTGCCCACGCCCACATCGAGCACACGTTGGCCGGACCGAATGTTCATGGCCTCGATGACGTGCTTCTGGCGTGGGCTGAAAAACCACTTGAAGACGTAATCGTAGATATTCGACCACGCGGAGTAAGTTTTCTTAATCTTCTCAACGTTCATCGCGCACTCCGTCTTCAGGCTCCGTCAGGCGACAAAACGCAGCACTCTCGAAACGAGAACGATGCTATCGTATATGGACAGACTATTAAAGAAACCCAGGTGCGCCTTCGTGGAACTTGTCTTCCGCTGAAGGGGTTTCGGTACTTCCACGCGGGACGTTACCATACCATCAGCATTTTTGCAACGTTTTTTTTGGCGCCCTTGTCACGGAGCTCTGAGGTGGTTTATTATGTAACGCCGAGAGGGATTATGGGCGACAACGACGCGAGAGTTGAGCGGCTAGACCCGTACGAGACTTACGGGCTCCAGCGCATCCCGAAAAGCCGGGCCGAGTCCTTAGAAGCGCTCCAGGCCGAGTTTCACCGCGAGATCGCACGCCGAGCTGGAGCGTACGGGAGCCGGCTCGCAGAGCTCTTCGAAGCCCTCGAGGGGGCTCGGCAAACCTTCGAGGCGGGCCTTGGGGAGCTGGTGGATTCCGTTCTAAGAAGGCTCGGTCCTCAGGCCGCCCGGTGGTCTTGGGGCGAGCTCATCGCCGGCATCGAGGCGCTTCCCCCGAAGCGAGGGGCGACGCTGGCCCAAGGCGTGCGGGCCGTCGAGCGGTCCGCCGAGCTCCACGTGGGACTGAGGGCTCAGGCGGAGGGTGTCCGCCACCACCTCATCATCCACCGCGAGGCGATGGGTTTCCGCCGCCACCACCTGGTCGATGAGAAGTTCCCGCTCCCGGCGGCTCTGCCGCAGGTTGAGGCGGCCTGGCGCCAA from the Nitrospinota bacterium genome contains:
- a CDS encoding DegT/DnrJ/EryC1/StrS family aminotransferase, yielding MEALKAENIATGVHFRSLHIQPYYRETFGYRPEDFPRALDLNNRILSLPLYPTMTYQDVEDVIRAVTKLVRFYRSAKPSRVERCKKERVAQ
- a CDS encoding methyltransferase domain-containing protein, which translates into the protein MNVEKIKKTYSAWSNIYDYVFKWFFSPRQKHVIEAMNIRSGQRVLDVGVGTGLTLPLYPKDCEVIGIDLSGNMLAKARRKVEELALTQVNLLEMDAQQLSFADNSFDHVLATFVISVVPDPVRTISEMKRVLKPEGNLVIVNHFQNEKNKVIGTLERWVAPACRFLGWRSDIKLSDLAETADLAIDNCYQIKKLDLWHVVFATNNK